The genome window CATCGTGCCGCCGGCCTGTTCCAGGATCTCCTCGCCCATGCGGTCGTAGCCGCGCAGCTGGTCGGCGTTGTTGAGCTGGTCGATCCAGCAGCAGCCCGGTTCGGCGGCGAGGCCGCGCGCCGTCTCGATCATCGCGAGCGTCAGGGCCCTGGTCGTGCCGCCGGTGGGACTGGGGACCAGCGCGAGGCGGGCGCCCAGGGCCTGCATGTGGTCGCGCTTCTCCCGGCTGAAGGCGTCCGAGGTCACGATCCGCAGGGGGATGCGCTTCGCGGCGCACACGAAGGCCAGCGAGACGCCCGTGCTGCCGCCCGTGTACTCGACCACCGAACCGCCCGGGGACAGCCGGCCGTCGGCTTCGGCCGTTGTGACCATCGCCAGCGCCATGCGGTCCTTCATGCTGCCGGCGGATGTTTCATGTCGCACTCACACGTGCTGATTCCGACAGGAAAGGCCGTCTAACTCCTCGCCGCCTCCCGCCTGAACGCCAGCACCGCCCCCCCGAACGCCGTCACCCCCATCCCCAGCAGCGTCAGCAGCTCGCCGGCGAGATCCGCCAGCCCCGCCCCCCGCAGCAGCACCCCGCGCGCGATGTCCATGAAGTACCGCATGGGGTTGATCCGCGTCAGCCAGCGCGCCCACTCCGGCATGTTGTCGACGGGGAAGAAGAACCCGCTGAGCATGATGGCGAAGACCAGGAAGAACCAGACCGTGAACATCGCCTGCTGCTGCGTGTTCGAGGCCGCCGAGGCCAGCAGCCCCAGCCCCAGGGTCACCAGCAGGTAGGCCAGCACGCCCAGCAGCAGCACCCACGGCGAGCCCAGCATCGGCACGTGGAACCACAGGCGGGCGAACAGCGTGGCCAGCGTCAGGTCGAACAGCGCGATCAGCCCGAACGGCAGCGTCTTGCCGACCACGTACTGCAGCGGCGTCAGCGGCGTGACCAGGACCTGGTCGAGGGTGCCCAGCTCCTTCTCCCGCACCACGGCCATGCCGGTGGCCAGGGCGGAGATGATCGTCACCAGCATGACGATCACGCCCGGCACCATGAACAGGCGGCTCTCCAGCTCGGGGTTGTACAGGAACCGCACGACCGTCTCCACGCGCGGCGCGGACGCGGCCGCGCCCGCGTGCGCCGCCGCGAAGCGTTGCGCCTCCTGCATCGCGATGGCGCCGGCGTACCCGGCGCCGCGTCCGGCGAGGCTGCTGTTGGTGCCGTCGACGTCGATGCCCAGCGAGGGCGCGCGTCCGGCCAGCGCGTCGCGCTCGAAACCAGCCGGCACGCGCACCGCCAGGTCGCAGGCCCCGGCCCGCAGCAGGGCCTCCAGCTCGTCGCCGTCGCGGGCCACGGGCCCCGGCACGAAGATGTCCGAGGCCGGGAAGGCGTCCAGGACGGCGCGGCTCAGCGCGGTGCGGTCCTCGTCCAGGGTCGCGACCCGCACGTTGCGCAGGTCGTTGTTCAGGGCGTAGGACAGCACCAAAAGCTGGAAGATCGGCAGCGCGAACACGACCCGCAGCAGGGCGGTGTCGCGGCGCAGCTGTTTGAACTCCTTGCGCACGAGGCAGAGCAGCGCTCTCAAGCCTTCACTCCAGTCTGAGGCGGAAGCTGCGGATCGCGAGGGTCAGCAGCACCGCCGCCATGACGACCAGCGCCGCGGTCTGCAGGGGGAACCAGGCCTGGCCCTTGAGCATGATGCCGCGCAGCACCACCAGGAAGTGCGTCGCCGGCAGCAGGCGGCAGACGACCTGCAGCGGCCCCGGCATGCTGGCGATCGGGAACACGAAGCCCGACAGGATCATCGTCGGCAGCATGGTGACCATCAGCGCGGCCATCATCGCCACGCGCAGGCTGGGCGAGCGGGCCGAGATCAGCAGCCCCAGCGACAGCGCGATGACGATGAACAGCAGGCAGTAGGCCGCCAGCAGCCACCACGAACCGGCCATCGGCACGCCGAAGACCCACTTGCCGGCCAGCAGCACCATCGCGCAGTCCAGGGCGCCGAGCGCCACGTAGGGCAGCACCTTGCCCACGATCACCTGCGCCGGGGTCACCGGCGTGGTCAGGATCTGCTCGAGCGTGCCGGCCTCCTTCTCGCGGGTGATGGCGATGCTCGTCAAGAGCGCGCAGATCATCATCAGCACCAGCGCCACCAGGCCCGGCACCACGAAGCGCGCGCTGACCAGCTCGGGGTTGAACCAGACCCGCGTGCGGGCGTCGAAGGGGGCCGCGAGGCCCGCGTCGCGCAGCAGGTCGCGGTTGACCAGCGCGACCACGGCCTGCAGGTAGTTGGCGACCGTGGCCGCGGTCGAGGCGTCGGCGCCGTCCACCAGGATCTGGACCCGGGCCCCGCCGCGGGCGAGGTCCTCGCCGTAGCCGCGCGGCACCACCAGCGCGGCCTGCAGGCGCCCCTGCCGGAAGCCGGCCTCGATCGCGTCGCGCCCGTCCAGGCGCTCCGCCTCGATGATGAAGCCGCTGGAGGTCATCGCGCGCAGCAGCTCGCGGCTGCGGTCGCCGCCGTCGAGGTCGAGCACGCCGACCCGCAGGTCGCGCAGCTCCATGTCGATGACCGCGCCGTAGAGCAGCACCATCGTCAGGGGCATCAGCAGCGCCACGGCCAGGCTGCGCCGGTCGCGCAGGATGTGCAGGAACTCCTTGCCGGCCACCGCGAGGATCCGGTTCATGCGTCCACCAGCCTGAGGAAGACGTCCTGCATGTCGGCGCCGCCTGTGCGGGCCTTCAGGCCCGACGGCGTGTCCAGGGCCACGATCCTGCCCTGGACCATGATCGAGACGCGGCCGCAGTACTCGGCCTCGTCCATGTAGTGCGTGGTGACGAAGACCGTGACCCCGTCGGCCGCCTGCTCGTAGATCAGGTCCCAGAAGCCGCGCCGCGCGACGGGGTCCACGCCGCCGGTGGGCTCGTCCAGGAACAGCACCCGCGGGCGGTGGGCCAGGGCGCAGCCCAGCGACAGCCGCTGCTTGTAGCCCAGGGGCAGCGAGCCGGTCAGCCGGCCGCGCTCGGCGTCGAGGCCGAGACGCGGCAGCAGCTCGTCGGCCCGCGCCGCCAGCTCCGCGCGCCCGAGCCCGTACACGCCGCCGAAGAATTCCAGGTTCTCCAGCACCGTCAGGTCCTCGTAGAGGCTGAAGCGCTGGCTCATGTAGCCGATGCGCCGCTTGAGCGCGCCGGTGTCGCGGCCGACGCGGCAGCCGGCCACGCGCGCCTCGCCCCCGCTGGGCGGCAGCAGCCCGCAGAGCATGCGGATCGCCGTGGTCTTGCCGGCCCCGTTGGCGCCCAGGAAGCCGAAGATCTCCCCGCCCGCGACCTCGAGGTCGAGCGACTCGACGGCCGTGAAGTCGCCGAAACGCCGCGTCAGCCCGCGGGCGAACACCGCCGCTTCCCCGCTCACGGCGTCGCCTCCCCGCCGGCCGGCGCCGTCATCAGTTCCACGAACGCGTCCTCGATGCCCGGCGCGACCGGGTGCAGTTCCACCCCGGCGCCCGCGAGCAGGCGGGCGACCTCGTCGGCCTGCGCCGCGTCGTCGTGCACCACGTGCAGGCGGTCGCCGTAGCGGTGGACCTTCACGCCCGGCCGGGGCGAGGCCGCCAGGCGGGCCAGGGCTTCGGGCAGGCCCGCGCCGCGCACCTCCAGCAGGCGGCGCGGGAAGGCCGCCGCCACCTCGTCCGGGGTCCCGCGGGCGATGGCCCGGCCCTCGTGCATCAGCACGACCTCGTCGCAGAGGCCGGCCTCGTCCATGTACGGCGTGCTGACCAGCAGGGCGAGGTTGCGGCCGGCCAGATCGCGCAGGATGCGCCAGAACTCGCGGCGGCTGACCGGGTCCACGCCGGTGGTGGGCTCGTCGAGGACCAGCACCTCGGGGGTGTGGATGAGCGTGCAGCTCAAGGCCAGCTTCTGCTTCATGCCGCCCGACAGCTGGCCGGCGCGTCGCTTGCGGAACGGGCCGAGCCGGCTGAATTCCATCAGCTCGGCCTCGCGGCGCACGCGTTCGGACGCCGGCACGCCGAACAGGTCGGCGAAGAAGCGCAGGTTCTCCCCCACGGTCAGGTCCGGGTAGAGGCTGAAGCGCTGGGGCATGTAGCCGAGATGCTCGCGCACGGCGCGGGGTTCGCGGGCGCTGTCGCGACCGAGCACCCGCGCGACGCCTGCGTCGGGCCGCAGCAGGCCGCAGATCACGCGCATGGTCGTGGTCTTGCCGGCGCCGTCGGGGCCGATCAGGCCGCAGATGCGGCCCGGGGCCACGGCGAGGTCCAGGCCGCGGACCGCCGCGCGTTCGCCGTAGGACTTGTGCAGGCCCTCGACCCGGATGGCCGCTCCGCTCATGTCGTCGGCCGCGTTCAAGGCAGCCGCACCTCCGCCGGCATCCCCGCGTGCAGCCGGCCGTCGGGGTTGGCGACGCTCACCTTCACCGCGTGCACGAGCTGGGCCCGCGCGTGGCGGGTCTGCGCGTTCTTGGGCGTGAACTCCGCCTCTTCGCTGATCCAGGCGACGCGGCCGGTGAAGGCCTCGCCGGGCAGCGCGTCCACCGCGACCGGCAGGTCCTGCCCCAGGCGCACGCGGTCGAGGTCGGGCGCCTCGAGGAAGACCCGCAGCTCGAGCCGCGTGAGGTCGGCCAGACGCAGCGCCGTGCGGCCGGCAACGGCCACCTCGCCGGGCTCCAGGCTCCGCGTCAGCACCGTGCCGTCCAGCGGCGACAGCAGGACGCCCTCGCGCAGCTGGCGGTCCAGCACGGCCAGGCCCGCGGCGAGGCGGACCATCTCGGCGTCCAGGGCGGCGATGCGCGCGCGGGCCCCCTCGATGCGGTCGTCGGCCACGTCGCGCTGGGCGGCGAGGTCGTCGATGCGCTGGCGCGTGGCGCTGCCCTGCGCCAGCAACACCTCGGCGCGCTCGAGCGTGGTCGCCGCGAGGGCGCGCTGGCGGCGGGTCTGCTCCAGGTCGGCCGTCGCGGCGCGACGCTCCGCCACCAGGCTCTCGCGGCGGGCGGCGGTCTCGGCGCGCTGCAGGGCGATCAGCTCGTTGTCCAGGATCACCAGCGTGTCGCCGCGGGCGACGAGCTGGCCCTCGGCGGCGAACACGGCCAGCGCCCGCCCGCCGATCACCGGCGCGACGTCGACGACCGTGGCCTCGAAGGTCCCGGACGGATCGGGCAACGCCTTGCCGCCGCAGCCGGCCAGCGCGGCGAGGCAGACGAGCGCGATCGTGGTGGTGACGGTGCGGTTCATGATCTCTCCCGTGCGGTTAGCGGCCGAGGGTCCAGAGCAGCGACGCCTCGGCGAGGCGCTGCCGCGTGCGGACCAGGGACAGTTCGAATTCGGCGGCGGTCACGTCGTCCAGGGCGTCGAGGTACTCGCT of bacterium contains these proteins:
- a CDS encoding ABC transporter permease → MRALLCLVRKEFKQLRRDTALLRVVFALPIFQLLVLSYALNNDLRNVRVATLDEDRTALSRAVLDAFPASDIFVPGPVARDGDELEALLRAGACDLAVRVPAGFERDALAGRAPSLGIDVDGTNSSLAGRGAGYAGAIAMQEAQRFAAAHAGAAASAPRVETVVRFLYNPELESRLFMVPGVIVMLVTIISALATGMAVVREKELGTLDQVLVTPLTPLQYVVGKTLPFGLIALFDLTLATLFARLWFHVPMLGSPWVLLLGVLAYLLVTLGLGLLASAASNTQQQAMFTVWFFLVFAIMLSGFFFPVDNMPEWARWLTRINPMRYFMDIARGVLLRGAGLADLAGELLTLLGMGVTAFGGAVLAFRREAARS
- a CDS encoding ABC transporter permease → MNRILAVAGKEFLHILRDRRSLAVALLMPLTMVLLYGAVIDMELRDLRVGVLDLDGGDRSRELLRAMTSSGFIIEAERLDGRDAIEAGFRQGRLQAALVVPRGYGEDLARGGARVQILVDGADASTAATVANYLQAVVALVNRDLLRDAGLAAPFDARTRVWFNPELVSARFVVPGLVALVLMMICALLTSIAITREKEAGTLEQILTTPVTPAQVIVGKVLPYVALGALDCAMVLLAGKWVFGVPMAGSWWLLAAYCLLFIVIALSLGLLISARSPSLRVAMMAALMVTMLPTMILSGFVFPIASMPGPLQVVCRLLPATHFLVVLRGIMLKGQAWFPLQTAALVVMAAVLLTLAIRSFRLRLE
- a CDS encoding ATP-binding cassette domain-containing protein; this translates as MSGEAAVFARGLTRRFGDFTAVESLDLEVAGGEIFGFLGANGAGKTTAIRMLCGLLPPSGGEARVAGCRVGRDTGALKRRIGYMSQRFSLYEDLTVLENLEFFGGVYGLGRAELAARADELLPRLGLDAERGRLTGSLPLGYKQRLSLGCALAHRPRVLFLDEPTGGVDPVARRGFWDLIYEQAADGVTVFVTTHYMDEAEYCGRVSIMVQGRIVALDTPSGLKARTGGADMQDVFLRLVDA
- a CDS encoding ABC transporter ATP-binding protein; translated protein: MNAADDMSGAAIRVEGLHKSYGERAAVRGLDLAVAPGRICGLIGPDGAGKTTTMRVICGLLRPDAGVARVLGRDSAREPRAVREHLGYMPQRFSLYPDLTVGENLRFFADLFGVPASERVRREAELMEFSRLGPFRKRRAGQLSGGMKQKLALSCTLIHTPEVLVLDEPTTGVDPVSRREFWRILRDLAGRNLALLVSTPYMDEAGLCDEVVLMHEGRAIARGTPDEVAAAFPRRLLEVRGAGLPEALARLAASPRPGVKVHRYGDRLHVVHDDAAQADEVARLLAGAGVELHPVAPGIEDAFVELMTAPAGGEATP
- a CDS encoding efflux RND transporter periplasmic adaptor subunit, encoding MNRTVTTTIALVCLAALAGCGGKALPDPSGTFEATVVDVAPVIGGRALAVFAAEGQLVARGDTLVILDNELIALQRAETAARRESLVAERRAATADLEQTRRQRALAATTLERAEVLLAQGSATRQRIDDLAAQRDVADDRIEGARARIAALDAEMVRLAAGLAVLDRQLREGVLLSPLDGTVLTRSLEPGEVAVAGRTALRLADLTRLELRVFLEAPDLDRVRLGQDLPVAVDALPGEAFTGRVAWISEEAEFTPKNAQTRHARAQLVHAVKVSVANPDGRLHAGMPAEVRLP